The genome window TTGAGAAACCCTGCTTCTAAGCCTAAACAGACACTTTTTTCCAACTGCCACCACGAAACAGCGCAAGCATCAGCAGCCCAGTGAGAATGGTGCTTGCAGCCATGGAGAGCCAGGCCCCATGGGTTTGCAAGCCCAGTGGGAAAATAAGCCACCAGGCCAGCGGCAAACGGATAAACCACATAGTGAGGATGGTAATTAAGGTAGGTCGCATTGTATCACCTGCTCCCTGCAGGCCGCCTGTCAACACCATAGCTAGCGCCAAAAAAGGCTCACTGAAAGCGTTGACGCGCAGATAGTCGCAGCCCAAAGCGATCACGCTTGCATCACTGGTAAAAAGCCCGGCAAAAGGACGGGCGCAAAGATAGAAGATGGCCGCCATTACCGACATAATGCCCACCCCCTGCCAAGTGGCCGCATAGGCGAAACGCTCCGCGCGTTTGGGGTCTCCAGCCCCTAAACTCTGTCCAACTAGCGCTTGGGCTGCCACACTGTAACCAACACCCGGCATAAACGCAATAGCTTCAGCCCGCACACCGATGTTCAGCGCAGCGACGCCAGCGCTTGCCGCGGCCGCCCGTGCCAGCATACCTGTAAACGACATCATCCCCAACTGTCGGATTACGGCGTTGACCGAAGCGGGTATCCCTACACGAAGGATCCGTAGCCACCAACGAGAGCTGGGCAAAAGATGCCCAAGATGATAGGTATCTGGCAAACCAGCAGGCTGGCCCAACGCTACAAGATAGAGCAGTGTGCCCACAGTAATTGAGCTGGCCAAAGCTGTGCCTGCACCGTAGATTCCTAGTTTTGGCAGCCCTAGATGCCCATAGATAAGCAGCCAGTCGAAACTCATATGAATGGCGATCATGACCCATTGGATGCGTAGAGGCGTTCGCGTGTCTCCAAGTCCCCGAAAAACACCCATGAGCGCATTGAGAAGAAAGATGCAAGGCGTAGCTAGCAAGGCCACATGGAGAAACTGCTCACAGAGCCTCATCGCCAATCCATCGGCTTCACCTCCTAATAAGAGCCGAGCCATAACCCCACGAAAACTAAAGAAAAGCAAGCCGAACAGCAATCCCATGGTTAGGCCAAGGGTTAACGACTGCCCAGATGCCTGTGCCGCCTCCTTGCGTTCGTTGGCCCCTACAAAGCGGGCTACCAAAGCCGTCGAGCCCACGGAAACGCCCATCGCTAACGAGATCAGCAAGAAGATAACCTGGCCTCCCACGCCGGTTGCAGCCAGCGCTTGGGCGGCGTAGGGCAGGTGTCCCACGAAGAGCGTATCCATGAGGCCATTGAAGGTCTGCAGAAGCATCGTGGCCACAGCGGGCCAGGCCAATTGCCAGACCACCGTGTGAACTTCGCGCCCACTTTGGGCCGGTCGCGCCACCAAATGTGTTTCGATGGGAGCTTCCACGGGTTCAGAGACCGGCTCCAAAGGAAAGGCCTCTTCGCCTTGCAGACTCAACAGTTCCTCCTACAGGTGCAACCTATAGGTTGCGCATGATAATGCCTAAACTCTTCGCGTCAAGGCGATTGATATCGGGGAATTCAAAACGATTGCCATCCACATCTGTGATCAAGAGACGCGTGGACGACAGCTCCTGGATATTATCCCGTAGATTACGAACAACAAACTCCTTTTCGCCCCGATCGGTCTCAACGCGCCAATAGACCGCCCCATACTCTTCTTTCACCGAGATAACACGCTCCACAACGGGCACAAAGTAGCGCTTCTCTAACTCTTCATCTAAAATTTGGCGAGATTCAGGGTCTAAATGCGACGGGTCTACTAAAATCCCAATGTCCTTTCCGGCCCCGTCCAAAAAGCCGATATAGTGGTCGGGGTCAGAAAGCGGAAAAGCGCGAGCGGCGATGATACGCAGATAGGTGCATTCATCCTGCAGGGTGAGGCGAGTTACACCTCCGGTTCGGAAAAGTTTTATTCGTTTCGGGTCGAGTATTCGCAGCTCATAGGAGGCCGTTGGCCGCTCTGATGAACCCTCTACGCCGTTCTGCGATGCTGGCATTGTCTCTTCTCTCCTTTAGAGAATTGGATGTGCAGCTCCGCACACCCTTAAGGAAACGAGCCTCTTTTTTAGTCATTCCACTCTTCTACCCGAATCCAGTTAGAAACCTCTACAACCACCGGCAGATGACGGATGATCTCGAGCGCTTCCCGAATGGCTCTGCAAGGCGCCTCGTGCATAACCCACACGATATCGGTCTGTTTTCCTTTGATCGTTTTTTGGATCATCGCCTCGATGTTGATGTCGTAGTCACCGAACACTTTGGAGATAGCCGCCAGCACGCCGGGGCGGTCGTGCACTACCATACGGATATAGTGGCGCGTATCCACCTCATCTATTGGCAGTATTGTGCGTCGTTCAAAGCAGGTACAGCCCACACGCCCTGTAGCGCCAAAGCGGAGGTTACGACAAGTATCTATGATATCGCCTACAACCGCGCTGCCCGTAGGGCCTGATCCGGCCCCTCGGCCGTAAAACATCACGTCCCCAACAGAATCGCCCCGTACGAAAACCGCGTTGTACACGTCGTGCACGCTGGCCAAAGGATGGTTTTTCGCCAGAAGCGTGGGGTGCACGCGCACCTGCATGCGATCCTCACCTACCCGCCGAGCGATGCCGAGCAGCTTGATAGTGTAGCCAAGTTCTTCAGCATAGGCGATGTCGGCCGCCTCTATATGCTCGATGCCCTCCACATAAACGTCCTCCACGTTAACGCGACTCATAAAGGCGATGGAGGCTAAAATGGCGATCTTATAGCGCGCATCATGACCGGCGATGTCGCTAGTGGGATCGGCCTCGGCATAACCCAGCGATTGGGCCTCTTTCAAAGCCGTACTCAGATCGGTCTTCTCCTCCGCCATCGCTGTAAGAATGTAGTTCGTCGTGCCGTTGATGATCCCGATCACCTCTTCGATTCGGTTACCCGCCAAACTGTTTTTCATGGGCTGGATGATCGGAATCCCCCCGGCCACGCTCCCCTCAAACTGAAAGTCGAGGTTACGTCGTGCGGCCTCCTCCATCAGCTCATGGCCAACACGGGCGATCATCTCTTTGTTGGCCGTAACCACCTGCTTCCCATTTTGCAAGGCCCGCAGCACATACTCTCGGGCCGGTTCAACCCCTCCAATGAGCTCACAGATGATGTCTATTTCCGGATCATCTATTACCTCATAGGCGTTTTCTGTCAGCAGGGCGGCATCTACCTTCACCGCTCTAGGGCGGCTCTTGTCGCGAACGGCGATGCGGCGCACCTCGATAGGTAAGCCGATTTTTCGTTCGATGGCATGACGATTGCGCTGCAGAAGGGAGACGGTGCCGGAACCAACTACACCCAGCCCTAGCAGCCCAATACGGATTTTCTCTTTCTGGAAGGGGCGCATCCTCACTCCTTAGAGCCTTCATCTATGAATTGTCGGTCTGAATCACCATAAGAGGCGTGCCGGCCTCTACGAGCTGGCCATCCTCCACTAAAATGGCTACCACGACACCCGCATATTCCGACTTAAACTCTGAAAAGACCTTCATGGCTTCTAACACGCCAACCGTTTGGCCCACCTCCACCCGATCGCCCACATTAACAAGAGGCGGTGCACCTGGCTTTTCCGAGCGATAAAAAACGCCCACCATCGGCGAGGTGAGACGCACCCGCCCTGGTGCCTCCTCGTTCGAATCGGCGCGGCGTTCTTTACGTTTTGTCGGCGCAGCAGGAACAGCTGGCGCCTGCACAGGAGCTGGTGCCGCAATCATCGGGGGGGTTACCGAAGTGGCGAAACTCTTCGTCTGCTCTGCGAGAGGCCCTCTTACGCGCAGGTAGCGCCCCTCCTCTTCGATCACCAACTCTGCTAAACCGCGCGATTCCACGAGCGCAACGATACGAGCGATCTCCTCTAGTTCAAACCCAAGAATGGCCATAGAAAACTATTGCTCCATCCAGAAAGGCCACATCGTGCGTTAAACCTTCCTCCATGCAAATTTTAAGACACTATGACGAGTATACAACCTTACGCACAGAAAATCAAGAATGAGCACCGCAGAGCACACTATGCAGGAAAGACAGCGCCACAACGCTCCTCCAACACGTGCCGGATACGCTCAACTGCCGTATTCACCTCAACCTCTGTCAGCGTGCCCGTCTCCGAACGAAACGTAAATGAAAGCGTTAGGCTTTTCCACCCCTCCGGCAACGGCTCGCCTGTGTAGACATCAGTGAGCCGAACGGCCTCTAGAATGGGAAGCTGCAACGTCTTGATGGCCTCATCCACCTGCTTGTAGAGCACATCTGGGGGTATGCGAGGAGCCAGATCGCGCGTTACCGCAGGAAAGCGTGACGGGGGACGATAAGGCTTATCCTCTTTGGGTAGAGCCGCCTGTAAGGCCTCCACGCTGAGTTCAAATAGATAGAGGCGCTCCCGAAGATCCAACGCCACAGCATAATCCGGAAGAAGCTCGCCGAGGATACCACCGTCAAATGCTTCATCGGTTAACCGCACTAACGCCGTGTGACGTGGGTGAAACTGCGGAAAACGCTCCGGCTGCTCAAGGGGAATGAAAGCAGCATGATCTATGCGCAACGCCTTCAGAAGTTGCTCCACAATGCCTCGCAGCAGGTAAAAATCGGCCGGTTCCGGTTTGCCATGCTGTGTCCAATCCGGCGAACACAGAGCGCCATACAATACTCCCCCAACCCTGACATACTCCTTTGGCTCCCTGGCTCCATCCGCTGTCTCTTCCCATTGCCACACACGCCCAATCTCGAAAAGTGCTAGGTTAGACTGTCCACGCGCCAGGTTGCGACGCACCGTCTCCACCAATAAGGGCAGCAGAGAGCGCCGTAAGAGGCTTACCCCCGAAGAGAGCGCGTTCCGCACCCGTACCCGCCGCGCTTCGTCGTCCAGCGCATCGAGGAGCGAAGGGCCGGACAGGCTATGGTTCATCACCTCTTGCAGCCCACAGCCCACCAAGACCGTCCGAATACGCCTCAGCAGCTTGTGCTCCTCGCTGTCTCCGCCCAACGTGGTGGTTCCTACAGGCAGCCGCTCAGGAATAGCTTCGTAGCCATGAATGCGTCCAACCTCTTCAATGAGGTCTTCCTCCAGTTTCAGATCGGGCCGAAAGGTCGGAACTTCCACCAACAACTTCTCTGCCTCGTCTTCGAGGGTAACCGTAAGACCTAGCCGTCGCAAGCAGTCCAAACAGGTTTGGGCCGATACCGGCACCCCCAGCAGCCGGGCAGCACGTGCGACCCTTAAGTCCAGTCGACGCGGTTGAATGGGACAAGGATAGATGTCCACAACCCCGGGTACGGCCTCTGGCTGACCGATTTGAGCGAGCAATTGGCAGGCCCTATCGAGAGCGCGGATCACGCCGTTAGGGTCTACAATGCGCTCAAAGCGGTAGGAGGCTTCAGTGCGAAGATTTAACTGACGGCAGGCACGACGTACCGCCAAAGAGTGGAAGTGTGCCGATTCCAACAAGATATCTGTAGTGGCATCGCCTACCTCAGAATTCGCTCCGCCCATTACACCGGCAACGGCCACGGGCCGATCGGCATCGGCGATCACCAGAATATCTGGAGATAACACGCGCTCTTCGCCATCGAGGGTTGTAATCGTCTCTCCTGCCCGCGCCCGACGCACAACAATGCACTCTCCATGAAGCTTTTTGAGGTCGAAGGCGTGAAGCGGCTGGCCCAACTCCAGCATCACGTAGTTCGTTACATCCACCACATTGTTGATAGGACGCTGTCCGGCAGCGCGCAGCCGCTCCTGCATCCACTTGGGGGAGGGACCGATGCGGACACCCCTCACGATTCGAGCAGCATAGCGCGGGCAAAGATCTGGCTCCTCTATCCTCACCGACGTCTGTTGTGCGGCCTCGCCACCGATCTGCGACGAGGGAATGGAGGGCAGGGTGAGAGGGCGATCGGTAAGCGCGGCGATCTCTCGCGCTACCCCCACCATCGAGAGGCAATCGCCGCGGTTGGGCGTGACATAGAGGTCTAAAACAGGCGCGAGAGGACTCTCGGGGGTGGGCTCTCGCTCTACCGATTCCACCTCTAAACCGCCCATTGTAAGCCGAGTCGCCAATGTTTCGGCGCTCTCTTTGATCTCCACAAAATCTTGCAACCACGCTAAAGGCGCACGCATACCCTGCTCCCTCGATTAAAACTGTTGCAAAAATCGCAGATCGTTTTCCAAATAGAGCCGCAGATCATCCACACCGGTTCGCAGCATGTGGATCCGCTCAACACCCAACCCAAAGGCGAACCCTGTATAGCGCTCGGTATCTATACCATAACGACGGAGAATGTTAGGATGGATCATGCCGGCTCCCCCTATTTCGAGCCAGCGTACATTGCCATCAGGCATTCGCCATGAGATCGCATAGTCTACCCCAGGCTCAACAAACGGAAAGAAATCGGGGCGAAAGCGCACTTGGGTATTGGGCCCGAACATCGCTCGGGCAAAGGTGCCGAGAGTGCCCTTTAGGTCGGCCATGCTGATTCCCTCGTCCACCATGAACACATCCACCTGATGAAACGTGTGGTGATGTGTTGCGTCCACAGCCTCATAGCGGAAGCAACGGCCAATGGTGGCGATGCGGAAAGGAGGAGACCGTCTCTCCATGACACGTCCCTGAATGGCCGTGGTCTGCGTGCGCAGCAGCTTGGTTTCCGTAATGAAGAACGAGTTCTGCTCATCCATGGCCGGGTGGTCTTCCGGATAGTTGAGCACGGCAAAGTTATACTGATAGTCCTCAAGCTCCGGCCCTTCGACAAACTCGTAGCCCATGCCGATCAGCGTCTCACGAATTAGCTCGGCCGTTTGGGTCAGCGGATGCAGACGTCCAAACGGCAAAGCACGACCTGGGAGAGTCACATCGAGGGTTTTGGTTTTGGAGAGTTCGCGTCTTAGATGCGCAGCCGATTCCAGCCAGAGCTGGTTGCGGATCCGCAGCTCACGCATTGGATCGGACTCTGACAACATAAGCTTGATCAGGCGGGAGTGGCGCGCCTGAACCAGGGCCGTGAGGGTCTCGACAGCTTCGTTGAGGCGGGCACCAACAAGAGGTCGCTGCTCTTTAGGTAACGTCCCTATCAAGCGTCGTAAACTGTTCAGCCCCTTATTTCGGCCTAGGTAGCGCTTTTCGACTTGTTCAAGCTCGGCTAAGTTCTGCGCGGCCTCAACGGCCGCCTGAGCCTCCTTCAATAACAACTGGATAATCTCCTCCAAGAACTGGCTAATTGGATCGCTCACGAGATGAACCTCCCAAGAAAAACGCCTCGCCTCCTGTAGCGCTTTTTGCGAAAAGGCAGGAGCGAGCGAGGCGCTTTAACGCGTTGGTAAAAAGGATACCCGATTAGGCGGCATCTCCTGCAGCGTTAAGAGCGCTCGTCGCCTGAGCGACGAGCTGTGAAAACGCCTTTGGGTCATGAACGGCCATATCGGCCAACACTTTCCGGTCGAGGGCGATGCCGAGATATCGAAGCCCCTGAATAAAACGGCAGTATTGCAGCCCTTCTGCTCGACAGGCGGCGCTGATACGCGTGATCCAGAGGCGACGAAAATCGCGTTTGCGAGCACGCCTATCTCGATAGGCGTAGTTGCCCGATTTGAGAACCTGCTCGTTGGCGGGTCGGAAAAGGCGATGTTTTGCGCCCCAATACCCTTTGGCGGCCTCGATGATCTTTTTATGGCGTTTATGAGTGATGGTGCCACGTTTCACGCGCGGCATAAAGCTTACTCCTTCCTTCTCGTTTTAGCTGGATAGGGCAGCCGCTCGCCCAATTAAAGCGCCGTGCCCAGCAAGCGCTTAATGCGCTTCCTATCCCCTTTGTAAAGCTCATCGCCGGCAAGAAGCGCCCGACGTCGGCTGCCATCTTTCTTGCGCATAAGGTGGTTTAAACCGGTTTTACCATGCAGCAACTTGCCGCTAGCCGTCTTAGTAAACCGCTTAACAGCGGTTTTTCTGCTCTTAAGTTTCGTCTTCATAGTCCCCAATATAAGGCGGTTCGCGTCAAAACCGCCATCTATGCGTTTTAGGTTGGTTCGATTCTGTTGTCAAGCACCTGTTTTAGGGCTTAAGACCATGATGAGCTGTTTGCCCTCTAAAACCGGAGGTCGCTCCACTTGCGCACAGTCGGCGAGTTGCTGGACGATTCGCTCCATCGTCTGCTTGCCGAGCTCAGGTCGCGTGATGCCACGCCCAATAAAGCGGAAGGTGACCTTCACCTTATTGCCCTCTTGCAGAAAACGAGCGATGTTTTTGACCTTGATCTGCAGATCGTGGTCGCTGATCATCCCCGAACGAGGGTCAATACGAACGTCTTTTACCTCGCCCTGCTGCCGCTGCTTCCTCTGTTGCTCCCGTTCACGCTTTGTCTGCTCATACTTAATGCGACCGTAGTCGCCGATTCTACAGACAGGAGGCTGCGCCATAGGCGCCACCTCTATCAAATCCAAGCCCTTTTCCTGGGCTAGTGCGAGCGCATCTCGCACATTCATGATTCCGAGCGCCTGGCCGTTTTCGTCTATCACGCGTACATCGCGCACACGTGTTTCCCGAGGCCCGCGCAGAATCTGCTCGTTAATACGCAGGTCTTTGTTGATGTCTGCAACCTCCGTTTCGAACCTCACCCAACACCGAGGCTGGGTGCGAC of Chthonomonas calidirosea T49 contains these proteins:
- the pheT gene encoding phenylalanine--tRNA ligase subunit beta, whose translation is MRAPLAWLQDFVEIKESAETLATRLTMGGLEVESVEREPTPESPLAPVLDLYVTPNRGDCLSMVGVAREIAALTDRPLTLPSIPSSQIGGEAAQQTSVRIEEPDLCPRYAARIVRGVRIGPSPKWMQERLRAAGQRPINNVVDVTNYVMLELGQPLHAFDLKKLHGECIVVRRARAGETITTLDGEERVLSPDILVIADADRPVAVAGVMGGANSEVGDATTDILLESAHFHSLAVRRACRQLNLRTEASYRFERIVDPNGVIRALDRACQLLAQIGQPEAVPGVVDIYPCPIQPRRLDLRVARAARLLGVPVSAQTCLDCLRRLGLTVTLEDEAEKLLVEVPTFRPDLKLEEDLIEEVGRIHGYEAIPERLPVGTTTLGGDSEEHKLLRRIRTVLVGCGLQEVMNHSLSGPSLLDALDDEARRVRVRNALSSGVSLLRRSLLPLLVETVRRNLARGQSNLALFEIGRVWQWEETADGAREPKEYVRVGGVLYGALCSPDWTQHGKPEPADFYLLRGIVEQLLKALRIDHAAFIPLEQPERFPQFHPRHTALVRLTDEAFDGGILGELLPDYAVALDLRERLYLFELSVEALQAALPKEDKPYRPPSRFPAVTRDLAPRIPPDVLYKQVDEAIKTLQLPILEAVRLTDVYTGEPLPEGWKSLTLSFTFRSETGTLTEVEVNTAVERIRHVLEERCGAVFPA
- the rplT gene encoding 50S ribosomal protein L20 translates to MPRVKRGTITHKRHKKIIEAAKGYWGAKHRLFRPANEQVLKSGNYAYRDRRARKRDFRRLWITRISAACRAEGLQYCRFIQGLRYLGIALDRKVLADMAVHDPKAFSQLVAQATSALNAAGDAA
- the infC gene encoding translation initiation factor IF-3, encoding MRFETEVADINKDLRINEQILRGPRETRVRDVRVIDENGQALGIMNVRDALALAQEKGLDLIEVAPMAQPPVCRIGDYGRIKYEQTKREREQQRKQRQQGEVKDVRIDPRSGMISDHDLQIKVKNIARFLQEGNKVKVTFRFIGRGITRPELGKQTMERIVQQLADCAQVERPPVLEGKQLIMVLSPKTGA
- the pheS gene encoding phenylalanine--tRNA ligase subunit alpha; protein product: MSDPISQFLEEIIQLLLKEAQAAVEAAQNLAELEQVEKRYLGRNKGLNSLRRLIGTLPKEQRPLVGARLNEAVETLTALVQARHSRLIKLMLSESDPMRELRIRNQLWLESAAHLRRELSKTKTLDVTLPGRALPFGRLHPLTQTAELIRETLIGMGYEFVEGPELEDYQYNFAVLNYPEDHPAMDEQNSFFITETKLLRTQTTAIQGRVMERRSPPFRIATIGRCFRYEAVDATHHHTFHQVDVFMVDEGISMADLKGTLGTFARAMFGPNTQVRFRPDFFPFVEPGVDYAISWRMPDGNVRWLEIGGAGMIHPNILRRYGIDTERYTGFAFGLGVERIHMLRTGVDDLRLYLENDLRFLQQF
- a CDS encoding DUF1854 domain-containing protein, giving the protein MPASQNGVEGSSERPTASYELRILDPKRIKLFRTGGVTRLTLQDECTYLRIIAARAFPLSDPDHYIGFLDGAGKDIGILVDPSHLDPESRQILDEELEKRYFVPVVERVISVKEEYGAVYWRVETDRGEKEFVVRNLRDNIQELSSTRLLITDVDGNRFEFPDINRLDAKSLGIIMRNL
- the accB gene encoding acetyl-CoA carboxylase biotin carboxyl carrier protein, with the protein product MAILGFELEEIARIVALVESRGLAELVIEEEGRYLRVRGPLAEQTKSFATSVTPPMIAAPAPVQAPAVPAAPTKRKERRADSNEEAPGRVRLTSPMVGVFYRSEKPGAPPLVNVGDRVEVGQTVGVLEAMKVFSEFKSEYAGVVVAILVEDGQLVEAGTPLMVIQTDNS
- the rpmI gene encoding 50S ribosomal protein L35, whose translation is MKTKLKSRKTAVKRFTKTASGKLLHGKTGLNHLMRKKDGSRRRALLAGDELYKGDRKRIKRLLGTAL
- a CDS encoding MATE family efflux transporter — encoded protein: MSLQGEEAFPLEPVSEPVEAPIETHLVARPAQSGREVHTVVWQLAWPAVATMLLQTFNGLMDTLFVGHLPYAAQALAATGVGGQVIFLLISLAMGVSVGSTALVARFVGANERKEAAQASGQSLTLGLTMGLLFGLLFFSFRGVMARLLLGGEADGLAMRLCEQFLHVALLATPCIFLLNALMGVFRGLGDTRTPLRIQWVMIAIHMSFDWLLIYGHLGLPKLGIYGAGTALASSITVGTLLYLVALGQPAGLPDTYHLGHLLPSSRWWLRILRVGIPASVNAVIRQLGMMSFTGMLARAAAASAGVAALNIGVRAEAIAFMPGVGYSVAAQALVGQSLGAGDPKRAERFAYAATWQGVGIMSVMAAIFYLCARPFAGLFTSDASVIALGCDYLRVNAFSEPFLALAMVLTGGLQGAGDTMRPTLITILTMWFIRLPLAWWLIFPLGLQTHGAWLSMAASTILTGLLMLALFRGGSWKKVSV
- a CDS encoding homoserine dehydrogenase, encoding MRPFQKEKIRIGLLGLGVVGSGTVSLLQRNRHAIERKIGLPIEVRRIAVRDKSRPRAVKVDAALLTENAYEVIDDPEIDIICELIGGVEPAREYVLRALQNGKQVVTANKEMIARVGHELMEEAARRNLDFQFEGSVAGGIPIIQPMKNSLAGNRIEEVIGIINGTTNYILTAMAEEKTDLSTALKEAQSLGYAEADPTSDIAGHDARYKIAILASIAFMSRVNVEDVYVEGIEHIEAADIAYAEELGYTIKLLGIARRVGEDRMQVRVHPTLLAKNHPLASVHDVYNAVFVRGDSVGDVMFYGRGAGSGPTGSAVVGDIIDTCRNLRFGATGRVGCTCFERRTILPIDEVDTRHYIRMVVHDRPGVLAAISKVFGDYDINIEAMIQKTIKGKQTDIVWVMHEAPCRAIREALEIIRHLPVVVEVSNWIRVEEWND